One genomic window of Panicum hallii strain FIL2 chromosome 6, PHallii_v3.1, whole genome shotgun sequence includes the following:
- the LOC112897487 gene encoding histone H2B.4-like isoform X2: protein MAPKAEKKPAEEEPTTEKSADKDGEKKGKKKVKKSMETYKLYIFKVLKQVHPDIAISSKAMSIMNSFINDVFEKLTAEAAKLARYNKKSTITSREIQTSVCLILPGELAKHAVSEGTKAVTKFTTS from the exons ATGGCGCCCAAGGCCGAGAAGAAGCCTGCTGAGGAGGAGCCGACGACCGAGAAG TCCGCCGACAAGGACGGTGAGAAGAAGGGCAAGAAGAAGGTGAAGAAGAGCATGGAGACTTACAAGTTATATATCTTCAAGGTGCTGAAGCAGGTCCACCCCGACATCGCCATCTCCTCCAAGGCTATGTCCATCATGAACTCATTCATCAACGATGTTTTTGAGAAGCTGACGGCGGAGGCGGCCAAGCTTGCCCGGTACAACAAGAAGTCCACCATCACCTCCCGCGAGATCCAGACCTCGGTCTGCCTCATCCTCCCTGGCGAGCTCGCCAAGCACGCCGTCTCCGAGGGCACCAAGGCCGTCACCAAGTTTACCACCTCTTAG
- the LOC112897487 gene encoding histone H2B.1-like isoform X1 gives MAPKAEKKPAEEEPTTEKAEKTPAGKKPKAEKRLPAGKSADKDGEKKGKKKVKKSMETYKLYIFKVLKQVHPDIAISSKAMSIMNSFINDVFEKLTAEAAKLARYNKKSTITSREIQTSVCLILPGELAKHAVSEGTKAVTKFTTS, from the coding sequence ATGGCGCCCAAGGCCGAGAAGAAGCCTGCTGAGGAGGAGCCGACGACCGAGAAGGCAGAGAAGACCCCGGCGGGGAAGAAGCCTAAGGCCGAGAAGAGACTACCGGCTGGCAAGTCCGCCGACAAGGACGGTGAGAAGAAGGGCAAGAAGAAGGTGAAGAAGAGCATGGAGACTTACAAGTTATATATCTTCAAGGTGCTGAAGCAGGTCCACCCCGACATCGCCATCTCCTCCAAGGCTATGTCCATCATGAACTCATTCATCAACGATGTTTTTGAGAAGCTGACGGCGGAGGCGGCCAAGCTTGCCCGGTACAACAAGAAGTCCACCATCACCTCCCGCGAGATCCAGACCTCGGTCTGCCTCATCCTCCCTGGCGAGCTCGCCAAGCACGCCGTCTCCGAGGGCACCAAGGCCGTCACCAAGTTTACCACCTCTTAG